GGCGGCGTTGTTGACTTCTGCTCCGAGGGCGGGCGCGAAGGGATCGTAGAGCGAGAAGCTCGGCCAGGACGCCACATGCACCTGCTCGTTCTGGGCGTACATCGCGTATTTCGACAGCGGCTGGAGATGCTCCCAGCAGCACAGCGCGCCGAGCCGTCCGATGTCGGCGCGGTCATGGACGGCAAGATCGCTGCCGTCGCCCTCGCCATAGACGGTGCGCTCGGCATGGGTCGGCCGCAGCTTGCGGCGCTTTGCGATGGTCTCGCCATCGGGCCCGATCAGCCATTGCGCGATGTAGAGACTGCCGCCGTCGCGTTCGGAGAGCCCGATGACCGCGGTCAGGCCCGCCTTGCGCACGGCCTGCCGCAGCTTTTCGGCCTGCGGGCTGTCGTAGGCGAGCGAATTGTCGAAATAGCGCTGCACGAAGCCGCGGCCGATCGACCAGGCCGGCGAATCCAGCCAGATATGCCAGGGGTATCCGGGGATGAACACCTCCGGGAAGGCGATCAGCTTCGCGCCCTTGCTCGCGGCCTCCTCGATCAGCCCGATCGACTTATCGACCGACGCATCAAGGTCGAGCCAGGCCGGCGCCGCCTGCACCACCGCAACCCTGTATTTCGGATGTTCGATGCCCATTCCCGCCTCCATGCTCTCTAGGACGGGGCCGCTTTCCAGTTGATCGAAGGCCCAAGTCCGATGCAATCTTCCGATGCAGTTGATTGGGCCACGGCCGGACGACGCTCGCTCGACCGTCACGGCACGAAAATTCGACCGGGACGGCGGTCCGGGATTTGCTTCCGGTGGGGCAAGCGCACGCAGCTTTCGGAATGTGAAAGGGAGGCCTGCCGATGACCATCCAGTTCACCACGGACGGCAGCCCCGGATACCGGCGCCTGGCGCTCTGGCAGGACATCGTCTGCGACGTCTTCGTCGAGCTCGACTGCAAGTCGGATCTCGGCAACGCCTTCCGCGGCTCGGTGACGCAAGCCTCCCTTGGGCGCGCGGTCTGTTCGGATGTCTGCTCGGACCGTCAGCATGTCTTCCGTACGCCGTCGCGGATTGCGCGCTCGGATCTCGACTTCGTTCTCGTCGCGCTCGGCAATCAGGGCGTCGGCGGCGTCGTGCAGGACGGCCGCGAGACCGTGATCCATCCCGGCGAGTTCGCGCTCTACGACACCACGCGCCCCTATGAGCTGAAGTTCGATCACGCCTTCACGCAGACCATCTTCAAGGTGCCGCGCGAGATGCTGCAGCGGCGCCTCGGCGCCACCGAGGCGCTGACCGCGATTTCGTTCGGCGCGGACGCACCGCTGCAAAAGCTCGCCTACGATTTCATCTTCAAGCTTTGCCACAGCGCCGATCAGATCGATCCGCAGCACGCCGTCGCGCTCTCCGAGCAGGCGGTCGATCTCGTCGCCATGGTGCTGAGCGAACGGCTCGGCAAGATGTCGCCGCCCTCCTCGACGCATCGCTCGGCCCTGCTCTACCGGCTGAAGTCGCACATCCGCGGCCATCTCGCCGATCCCGATCTGTCGCTGTCGGACACTGCGGCCGCGCTTGGCATCTCGCCGCGCTATGTCAACGATCTCCTCAGCCAGGAGCACACCTCGTTCCAGCGTTACGTGCTTGCGGAGCGTCTTGCCCAGTGCCGGCGCGATCTCGCCTCGCCCGCTCTCGCAGGGCGTCAGGTCGGCGAGATTGCGTTCGCCTGGGGCTTCAACGACCTCTCGCATTTCGGCCGCGTCTTCCGCGAGCATTTCGGGATGTCGCCGCGCGACTTCCGGCAGAGCCAATTGCCGCACTAGACTGGAAATGATTTGATGCTTTGCGCCAATCTCGCGGTCCGTTTTCGTGCAGGGACCGGTCGGCTATTCCTGATGCGCGTGCGCTGCGCGGCGCTTGACGCAGCCCTTGGGCTGGCGTTGGCGCTATTTGTCTGCATCTCCGGCTCCATGGCCCAGGAAGGGACCACCAAGCTCCGGGTGGCGACCCGCATCGTGCCTCCCTTGGTCATCGAGAAGAACGGCACCCTGGGTGGCTTCAGCATTGAGCTCTGGAACGGCATTGGGGAGCGACTGCATCGCGAGACCGAGTACGTCATCACGCCCGATGTCGGCGAATTGCTTGCGGCCGTGGAAAGCGGACGGGCAGATCTCGGGATCGCAGCCATCTCGATCACATCAGATCGCGAGAACAGGTTCGACTTCTCCCAGCCGATCCTGAATTCGGGACTACAGATCCTGGTGCGCGGTACCGCTGCGAATGTCGAGCCGAATCCGCTGCTCGAGTTCGTGGAGTTGTTCTTCTCCCGCACTCTCCTGATCTGGCTAGGCATTGCGCTGCTCCTGATCCTCATTCCGGCGCATCTGATTTTCCTGGTGGAGCGACATCATCACAACGGAATCATTCCAACGAGCCGGTATTTTCCGGGAATCTTCCATGCGATGTTTTGGGCCGCAGGCACGCTGGCGACCCAGGCGGATCAAATGCCCCGGCACTGGATCGCTCGCATCGTCGCCGTGCTCTGGATGTTCACGGGCGTGGTCTTCGTGGCCTTCTATACGGCGCAACTGACGGCATCGCTGACGGTCCAGCAGATCAGGGGACCGATCAATAGTCCGCAGGATCTCGTCGGCAAACGCGTCGGCACGACACGGGGAAGCACGGCCACACTCTATCTGAATGAGGTCAAGGCCGAGGTCCGCGAGTTCGATAAAGTCGATGACCTCTACAAGGCCCTGTTGGATCAGGAGGTCGACGCGGTCGTCTTCGATTCACCTGCGCTGCTTTACTACACAACCCACGACGGCAGGGGATTGGCACGAACCGTCGGCAGTGTCTTCCATCGGGAAGACTACGGCATCGTCTTTCCGACCGGCAGCCCGCTGCGCAAGCACGTCAACGAAGCGCTTCTCGCGCTGCGCGAGAGCGATGCGTATCAGCGGATACACGAGGAATGGTTCGGCAAGCGCTAGGCCAGTGACGCCGCAGCGCCGCGCCCGATGCCGCCGATGTGACTGATCGTGAAGCCGCGAGCGATTGCGGTGCCGCAAGCCGAACCTCACCTAAGGTCGGTATCAGGTTCCATCGGGGAGAACGCAATGCGTCCCGTCTTGCTCTTGAGCCTTCTGATCGCGCTATCCAGTGCCGCCAACGCCGCTCCGGTGCATCACACGCACCGGCACTATGCCGTTGACCCTGCCCCTCGCGCGTACAGGGATCCCATGTCGAGTTTTGGCTATGCGCAGCCTCGGGCACCGGCCCCCTATCTGTACGTGCCGAGCGATCAACCCGATCCGACGGTTGACAGTCCCTACAAGAACTGGGGCGGCTAGCTGATATCGCATGCAGCCCTTTCGCCCGGCTGCATGCCCGTCGCGCATTGACGTGCATCAAGCCGACCTTCGCCGGACGTGCCATGGTCTACGCGCGAGGATTGTCGATGCGCCGATTTGCCATGAAGGCATTGTTCACCGCCCTTAGCCTCAACAGAGAGGAGAGGAAGCGGATCGATTGGGATCGCAACGTCCTGATCTTCTCGACGGTGGTGACTGCAGGCCTGATCGCGCTCTATGTCTTCGGCAAGGCAACGTCGCGCTGGTAGGACGACGCCGACTTCGTGCAGCGCCTGCAGAAGGGCTACAGCAGCATTCACCGCTTCAGCCGACCTTCCGTTTCGAGCGTGCCGATGCCGAGGCCGAGGTCAACTACCTCAAGGCGATTCAGAAGCTAGGGAAGCAGAAATAGCGCCGTAACGGCACGCGGGTCGCCGATCGGCCCGCGCGGGGCCCTCCGCCGGCGCCAGCCGCGAGAAAGCCGCGCCCGCCGCGGGCACCCGACGCCGGGACCTAACGCCGCCGCAATAGACACTCGACAAAAAAGGCCGGCTTCGCAGCCGGCCTTTTTCAGTTCATGACGCTCCCGATCAAACCTTGACCAGCGGCCCCTTGGAGGTCGGCCCCTTGGAGGGGCCACCGGGTCCGCCCGGCTTGGACTTGCCTGACGGTGGGCGCTTGCGGGCGCCGGGCAGCTTCTCCTGCTTCGGCGTGACCGGGCCCTCGACGAACTCGAAGCCGATCTTGTCCTTCTCGGCGTCGGCCTCGTCCTTGACCAGCACGACGCGGACATGACCGCCGCCCTTGAGCTTGCCGAACAGCACCTCGTCGGCAAGCGGCTTCTTGATGTGCTCCTGGATCACGCGGGCCATCGGCCGCGCGCCCATCTGCTCGTCATAGCCGTGCTTGATCAGCCAGGCCTTGGCCTCCTCGGACAGCTCGATCGTGACGTCGCGGTCGCCGAGCTGCGCCTCGAGCTGAAGCACGAACTTCTCCACGACCATGCCGATCACGTCGGCATTGAGATGGGCGAAGGAGACGATGGCATCGAGGCGGTTGCGGAATTCCGGCGCGAACTGCCGGTTGATCGCCTCGTGATCGTCGCCTTCCCGCTTGGAGCGGGTGAAGCCGAAGGCCTGCTTGGCAAGATCGGCCGCGCCGGCATTCGTGGTCATGATCAGGATCACGTTGCGGAAGTTGACCTGCTTGCCGTTGTGATCGGTGAGCCGGCCATGGTCCATGATCTGGAGCAGCACGTTGTAGAGATCGGGGTGCGCCTTCTCGATTTCGTCGAGCAGCACCACGCAATGCGGATGCTGGTCGACGCCGTCGGTGAGCAGGCCGCCCTGATCGAAGCCGACATAGCCGGGAGGCGCGCCGATCAGACGCGACACGGTGTGCCGCTCCATGTATTCGGACATGTCGAAGCGCAACAGCTCGACACCGAGGCTGGAGGCAAGCTGCTTTGCGACCTCGGTCTTGCCGACGCCGGTGGGCCCTGAGAACAGGTAGCAGCCGATCGGCTTCTCCGGCTCACGCAGGCCGGCACGCGCCAGCTTGATCGAGGCGGACAGCGACTCGATCGCCTTGTCCTGGCCGAACACGACGCGCTTCAGGGTCTGCTCGAGATGCTTGAGCACCTCGGCATCGTCCTTCGACACGCTCTTCGGCGGGATCCGCGCCATCGAGGCGATCGTGGTCTCGATCTCCTTGATGCCGATCGTCTTCTTGCGCTTGTTCTCGGCAACCAGCATCTGCGCCGCACCGGATTCGTCGATCACGTCGATCGCCTTGTCCGGCAGCTTGCGGTCGTGGATGTAGCGCGAGGAGAGCTGCACCGCGGCCTCAATGGCCTCGTTGGTGTATTTCAGCCGGTGGTAGTCCTCGAAGTACGGCTTCAGCCCCTTGAGGATCGCAATCGCGTCCTCGACCGTCGGCTCGTTGATGTCGATCTTCTGGAAGCGCCGCACCAGCGCGCGGTCCTTCTCGAAATGCTGGCGGTATTCCTTGTAGGTGGTCGAGCCCATGCAGCGGATGGTGCCCGAGGCGAGCGCCGGCTTGAGCAGGTTCGACGCGTCCATCGCGCCGCCCGACGTCGCACCCGCACCGATCACGGTGTGGATCTCGTCGATGAACAGGATGGCGTTGGGATGCGCCTCGAGCTCCTTCAGCACCTGCTTCAGGCGTTCCTCGAAGTCGCCGCGATAGCGCGTGCCCGCGAGCAGCGTGCCCATGTCGAGCGAGAACACGGTCGCGGCCGCCAGGACCTCCGGCACCTCGCTGTCGACGATGCGCTTCGCAAGGCCTTCCGCGATCGCGGTCTTGCCGACGCCGGCCTCGCCCACGAACAGCGGGTTGTTCTTCTGCCTGCGGCACAGCACCTGGATGGCGCGGTTGATCTCGGAATTGCGTCCGATCACCGGATCGATCTTGCCGTCGCGCGCCTTCTTGTTGAGGTTGACGCAATAGGTCTCGAGCGCCTCGCCCTTTTTCTTGGAGTCCTCGTTGCCCTTGGTCTCGGTTTCCTCGTCGACGCCGCGAACGGGGCGCGCCTCGGAGACGCCCGGCCGCTTGGCGATGCCGTGGCTGATGTAGTTGACCGCGTCGTAGCGCGTCATGTCCTGCTCTTGCAGGAAGTACGCGGCGTGGCTCTCGCGCTCGGCGAAGATCGCGATCAGAACGTTCGCACCGGTCACTTCCTCGCGACCGGATGACTGCACGTGAATCACCGCGCGCTGGATCACGCGCTGGAAACCGGCCGTCGGCTTGGCGTCGTCGGCTCCATCCGTCACCAGATTTTCGAATTCGGTCTCAAGATAGTTCACGAGACTGGTGCGCAGCTTGTCGAGATCGACGCTGCAGGCCCGCATGACGGCTGCTGCGTCAGAGTCATCGATCAGCGACAGCAGCAAATGTTCGAGCGTCGCGTATTGGTGATGACGCTCATTTGCGATCGCCAGTGCACGATGCAGGGATTGTTCAAGGCTTTGAGAAAAAGTCGGCATTCGCGTCCTCTGTGGCCCCCACCATCATGATCGCCATCGCCCGGTCAGGCAACAACAACCTTTGTCACATATAGTTATACAAGATCGCGGCAAAAGACCGGTTCCGCGACACTGGACTCACGCGCGGTACTTTCGATGCAAAACCCGTTCCGATTTGGGCGGGACTGGCGCCAGTACCCCTGCTCCCCGTAGTTCGCCGGCCATCGCGGCCGTGAGGATAACGAGCTGGGTGACACGAATGTCAGAACGCCAGAAGTCGGGACGCGCCTACTTCTTTTCCATCACGCATTGCAGGGGGTGCTGATGCTTGCGGGCAAAATCCATCACCTGAGTGACCTTGGTCTCGGCGATCTCGTAGGTGAAGACGCCGCATTCGCCGATGCCGTGATGGTGGACATGCAGCATGATCTTGGTCGCGGCCTCGATGTCCTTGTTGAAGAACTTCTCCAGCACGAGAACCACGAACTCCATCGGCGTGTAGTCGTCGTTCAGGATCAGCACCCGGTAAAGGTTGGGCCGCTTGGTCTTGGGCTTGACCTTGGTGATGACCGAGGTGCTCGGGCCGGACGGACCATTGGGACGGTTCTCGTCATTGCTCATCCGGGGAGCATAGGCGACGGCTGACACTGGCAGATCGAGGCTGGAAGTTAGTTGCGGCATGGCACAGGCGTTCAAAATCCCCACGGAAGCGTATAGCAGCCCTCCACGCTGCTCCGCATCGGAGCCTCGCATAGGCGCGCCGTCTTGTTCGATCGCCGCTCCCGACCGGTCCGGTCCTCACCGGAACGGCATCAGTGAATATGGGCCTGCCCCCGGCCCGCCGCAAGCGTGCAAGGCTCGACCTATGCGGCCGCGGCGGTCCCGATTCCCGGTTCCTGGCGATCCTGACCAAGGTTAGTCAATCCTGACCAATTTGACAAAAAAATCCGATCGGCAGGTTCTTCTGCCCTCAATCAGGAACCCGAGGTCAACCCGCGGCAGCCAGTTCACGGGCCGCCACACCTCCGGCCTTCTACGGTCGAATTAACCAGCCATGCAATTGCGCGCTCTTCACCGACAAAGCCTCGCTGCCGACCAAGCGTCACGGTCGACCATACGTTCGCAAGCAGCGGCAGCGCGGCAACCACGGCTGCTCTCCGCGGTCGACGAACAACGGCGCGGCGACATCTCGACAACGTCAGAAAATTGCAACGACGCGCAAACGGCAGCCAGGTTCGCAAGAGCGGCGCGACTACAGGCAACAGCGCGACGATCTCGATCAACGGCGCAAGCGTTCAAAACTCATCTCGCCTCACGCGCCATGCAACGGCTGCCTGAGCAGCTCAGCCGATCGGCCGCCAGGAGACCTTGTGCAGCGGCCCCCGCGAACGCGTCCACGAAAAAAGCCCGGCTGAATCAGCCGGGCTTTTCCGATTCCAGGACTTGACGAAGAGTTACTGAGCGGCCGGGTTGAACTTCGAGACGATGGTCTCGACCGGCTTGAACGCCTGCTTGGCGAGGTCGTTGTAGAGGCCGGCGATCTTCTGCGATTCCGCAACGAAGGTCTCGTAGGCGGAGCGCGCGAAATCGGTCTGCGCTTCCATTGCCTTGTCCAGCGACTTCACGCCGGAAAGCTTCTCAACGAAGGACTTGGTGTCCTCGAACGACTTCTTGGTGTAGTCGCCATAGGCGCTGGCGATCGCCTGGATGCCGTGCTGCACCGAGGTCGCGGAGGCGACGCACTGCTCGAACTGCTCTTTGCCGTAGTTCTGAAAGTCTTCAACCTTGAACATCATGGAATCCTTTTTTTCCCTGGCTCTCGTCCGGAAGCCTTAGATTTTTCAAGCCTTGGATATCAAGCCTTGGAGTTCTCCTCGGGGCCGCCTGACGCTGCCCATAATTAGTGCAACGCACAAAAAAGTCAAGAATCTTTGTGCGGCGCACAATAATGCATGCAACTTGAGGTGATTCCGGGATATCTACGCAAGGGTTCCTTAAGCTTTTGGAAACCGGGCGCCCCTACCCTGATTCCCTGGACGTGTTCAGCTTCCGACAGGCGGTCAAAAGCCGTTTGCGAACATCGCCTTAGCCAGAACAGCGGCTTGAGCTTCGGTCGCCGGCGATCAGCGCCGGCGGATTGGCGGTTCAAGCAGGTCATGGTCCCGGATCTGGAGGGCACAATTTTGCCTCACGAGCCGGTGATCAAGTCAGAAACGGGGACGGGGTTTCATGCTTCGTAAGAACTGGTCTTCCTCGCGCTTGGCGCGGGCTGGGGTCTTCGGGCTTCTTACAGTCACCACCGCGGTCATCTTCACCAGCGATGCTGCCGAAGCGCGTCGCCACCGCGGCCGGCACTACGCACACCATCGCGTGCATCGCGACTCCGGCGAGAGCTATAGCCCGCAATTCGCCTCGATCATCGTCGACGGCAATTCCGGCGCGACCCTCCAGTCGACGAGCCCGGACGGGCTGCGTCATCCCGCCTCCCTCACCAAGATCATGACGCTCTACCTGCTGTTCGAGCGTCTGGAGTCCGGCAAGATGAAGCTCGACACCGAAATGCCGGTGTCCCAGCATGCCGCCGACCAGGATCCGACCAAGCTGGGCCTTCGCGCCGGTCAGACCATCCGCGTCGAGGACGCGATCAAGGGTCTCGTCACCCGTTCTGCCAACGACGCGGCCGTCGTGATCGCGGAAGCGATCGGCGGCGATGAAGACGGTTTCGCCCAGATGATGACGCGCAAGGCGCGCGCGCTCGGCATGTCGAAGACGGTCTACCGCAACGCGTCCGGTCTGCCCAACGACGAACAGATCACGACAGCGCGCGACCAGGCCACGCTCGGCCGCGCGATCCAGGATCGCTTCCCGCGCTATTACCGCTATTTCTCGACCACGGCCTTCAACTTCCGCGGCCACACCATTACCGGCCACAATCGCCTGCTCGGCAGCGTCGAAGGCGTCGACGGCATCAAGACCGGCTACACCCGCGCCTCCGGCTTCAATCTCGTGAGCTCGATCCACCGCGGCAACCGCTTCCTGGTTGGCGTGGTCCTGGGCGGCCGCAGCGGCGGCTCGCGCGACGCCATCATGCGCAACCTGCTCGCGGAGAACCTCGAGAAGGGCGCAGGCACCCGCACCGCGGCAGCCATCACCGAGCGCAATGGCGCCGACACCAGCGTCGACGTCGCCGACGCTTCCGACACGCCGGCGCGAGCAGCACCGCAGGTTCAGGCGGCAGCAGCCTCCGCTCCCGAAGCGCCGGCGCCGCGCCCCGCCTCGCGCCTTGCCGCGCTTGCCGCCGCCACCGCGGCGATGCCGCCGGCCGCCAAGCCGGAGCCCAAGGCCGTCGAATCCAAGGTCGAACCCGCGCCGCTGACCAATGGCGTGATCTCCAGCCAGCCGCTCTCGATCATTCCGGGCTCGTCCGAGCCGATGAAGCCGGTCAAGGTGAAGACGGTTCAGGTCAAGGCCGGCGCCGTGAAGGTCGCTTCCGCCGTCCCGTCGCAGCCAGCACCGCCGATTACCAACACGATCTCCAGCGCGCGTGCCGAAGTCGCGGAGACCTCCGGCGCCGTCGTCGCCAAGGCAGATCTCGTCAACAAGCCGGACGTCGTCGCCAAGCCTGAAGTCGCCCGCAGCGAGCTGCCACCGCAGCCGCCCGGCTTTGGCACCGGCAACGGCATCCTTGGCGTCCTGCCGGCGTCCGGCGCCGCGGCCCCCGCGCCTGCCGCAAAACTCGCCTCGGCCGAACCGGCCCCGCAGCCGATCCAGATGAGCGCGACGACCAAACCGGTTGTCACGCACAGCGGCTGGATCGTTCAGGTCGGCGCACTTGAAAGCGAGAACGAGGCGCAGCAGCGCATCGAGGCCGCCCGCAGCTCGGCCCGCGGCCTGCTCAGCAAGGCCGACCCCTTCACCGAAGTCGTTGCCAAGGACAATCGCAAGCTGTTCCGCGCCCGCTTCGCCGGGCTCGAGCGCGACCAGGCGGAAGCCGTCTGTCGCACGCTGAAGCGCGCCGACATCTCCTGCATCACCGTCCGCAACTGACGCCGACCAAATCGATCCGATCCCAACGCCCGCGCCTTCCGCGCGGGCGTTGTCGTTTCAGGCGGGGTCGTTACAGGCAGGCGCAAAGACTGCTTCGCAACAACCTCTCGTCAACGATTTACGGTTAAGTTTTTGCTCAAGGGATCGACCACGCCGACAACGGCGGGCGACATCGGGGCGACGGCAGACAGAGCAATACGGAGCTGACGCGGTACGGGCGTTTGTAGCGTTGTTGCCGGAGTTAGCCGTTATGCGTGCGAAGCAGAGTATCCTTGGCCTCGTTTACCCGGGCAGCGAGATACGTCGAGCCCCCCTGGTCGGGATGCAGTTTCTTCATCAGGGTCTTGTGGGCCCGGCCGATCTCGTCGCGCCCCGCGCCCGGCTGCAGGCCAAGGATCTGATAGGCTTCCTCCGCCGTCATTTTGCCGCTCGGCGCCGCGCGGCCCTGCCGCCCTGCCGCATCGCCCTGCGCGTTCTGACGCCAGGCGGGAAACCGGCGGTCCAGATAGCTTTCGAGTAGCGCGACGCTCTCCGCGTCGAAGGCGGGGCACATCGCAAGCAGCGCGGTGAGATCGAACTCGTCGAGCGAACGCCCGGCGTAAGGCCCTGCGACGATCTCGCCTGCAAGCTGACCGGAATCGTGGTCCAGCCGCATATCCAGAAATTGCGAGCGGACGCGCGAGGTCTGCCCCGACGAGCGCGTCGCGCCGCCGAACAGCCCGCCGATATTGCCGAAGGTCGAGTTCGCGAGCGGCGTCCAGCCGAGCAGGCCGGCACCGAAAATGCCGAGCGGAATCGCGACCGCCAGCTCGCCCCGCAGGCCCGTGAAGGCCGCAACCGCCAGCGCCACGACCCCGCCGCCGACCTTGATCGCGCGCGCGAGCACCGCCGGATTGGCGGAACGGAACATCTGCAGCAGCAGGTAAAGGGTGACGACGGCGACAGCGCCTGCGATCAGGGTCGGCATGATCGCAATATAGTCGCCTTGGTCACAAAAAGCATGCGGCCCCGTTTCGCTGTGGACGGCCAGCGCCTCACTTCATCTGCCCGATCAGCTTGGCTGCGCCGCTCGTCGTCTTGGCCAGCCTGAGCAGCGCCTCGCGGCCGCCGGCGGCGTAGGCCGCCGCCGCGCGCAACAGCTCGCGCAGTTGCGCGGCCGCGCCCGGATCGAACCTGCACCAGGCCCCGCCGGTCAGGCGCGCGATCTCGCGGAACGCCTGCTCGGCGGTTGCATCATGACCTTCCTGAAACATGAAGACGGGCACCTTGAGCATGCCGAGCTCGCCCGCTCTGGCACAGAGCTCGTCGACCTTCTCCTCCATGGCATCGCCGACGAAAACCACCGCGCGGACGCCGGAGGATGCCGCTTCGCGCCGCGCCTCGGAAAGCACCCGGCCGATCTGGGTGTCGCCGCCGCGGCAATCGATCTTGCTCATCAGGCTCGCGAGCTTGGTGCTGTCGGAGATCCATCCTGTCGCACGGCACTCGTTGAAGCCGCGGTAGTAGACGAGCCGGATATCGAGGCTGCCGAGCGCCGCCGCCTCGCGGAACATGTCCGCCTGAAGCGCACAGGCCATGTCCCAGGTCGGCTGCCGGCTCATCGTGGCGTCGAGCGCGAAGATCAACCGGCCCTTCGCGCCCGGCGCATGCGGCGACATCGCGCGCGCCTTGGCGACGAAGGCGGCGATGTCGTCGCTGGTGGAGGTCTTGGCCTGCGGCAGCCTGCCGTCGGCCTCGGCCCGCGCCGATACCGCATCGCCGCTGCGTGGTTTGGTCGGTTCGCCGGACATCCCTGCTCGCACATTGGACTACACCGCCAATATGTGGCGAGCGCGCCGTGATCGGTCAATGTGCAAAGGCCTCCGCAGCGGTCAGCAGCGGAGGCCTGGCGGGACGAATTCTGGGTCGACGGATGCGGTCAGCTCTTGGACGGCGCCATCAGTGCGACCGGACCGGGTTCGAGCGCGCTGGGCGGCGCCTTCAACGTATCGACGGGCGCAATCTCGCTATCGGTATCGGCGAGGAATTTATCGAGCATACCCTGGATCGAGTTCTTCGCGCCGTCCGGACCGGTGTCGCGCATGTCGTTGTGCTGGAAGTCAGTCTTGACCACCGTGATGCCCGCCTTCTCGCACTCCTCGTCCGTCGGGAGCACGCCCGCATCGGTCTTGAACTGCGGATCCTTCGAGCGGAAGGACAGGATCTTGAACTTGCCGGCGGTGACGAACGGGACGCGCAGATTGTCCAGCGTCACGACCTTCTTGACCTCTTCAGGATACTGCTTGGCAAAATACATCGAGATGTCGCCGCCCATGGAATGGCCGACCATGGTCACCCTGGCGTAGTCGGCGTTGGGCTGGACGCCCTTCATGTCGTGCAGCGCCAGATGGATGTTGGCCACACCGCGCAGGATCTGCGGCAGACGGCCGACATAGAGCTCGCCCGGCTTTGTCACCATCGGCGGATCGGTCGGCAGGTCATGCTGCGGGCTGACCACGAGGTAACCACGCATCGCGAACACGTTGGCGAGGAAGCCGTACTCGGTGTTCTTGACGGTGTTGCCGTGATTGAGGACTGCGACCGGCAACGTGATCAAGCCGGCATCGGCCTGCATCTCGCGATCGCGACGGACGGCAATATCGACCGGCACCGGGCGGTTGTCGCGCGAGGCATCATAGAAGGTGATGGTCTCGTGCTTGATCGCCCATTTGCTCATCGTGAAATAAGCGACGCCTGCAAGGGCGGTGACTGAAACCAGAATGGCAATTCCACGCTTCATTTTCGTCCTCAGCCTCACGCTCAGGCTCTTCTGGCCTGAACTCCCGTTTGAATTCGTGTTGCTCGAAGGCTCTAGGGCCCCTTGTCGGTTATTCCCT
This region of Bradyrhizobium sp. CCGUVB1N3 genomic DNA includes:
- a CDS encoding helix-turn-helix domain-containing protein; the encoded protein is MTIQFTTDGSPGYRRLALWQDIVCDVFVELDCKSDLGNAFRGSVTQASLGRAVCSDVCSDRQHVFRTPSRIARSDLDFVLVALGNQGVGGVVQDGRETVIHPGEFALYDTTRPYELKFDHAFTQTIFKVPREMLQRRLGATEALTAISFGADAPLQKLAYDFIFKLCHSADQIDPQHAVALSEQAVDLVAMVLSERLGKMSPPSSTHRSALLYRLKSHIRGHLADPDLSLSDTAAALGISPRYVNDLLSQEHTSFQRYVLAERLAQCRRDLASPALAGRQVGEIAFAWGFNDLSHFGRVFREHFGMSPRDFRQSQLPH
- the clpA gene encoding ATP-dependent Clp protease ATP-binding subunit ClpA, with protein sequence MPTFSQSLEQSLHRALAIANERHHQYATLEHLLLSLIDDSDAAAVMRACSVDLDKLRTSLVNYLETEFENLVTDGADDAKPTAGFQRVIQRAVIHVQSSGREEVTGANVLIAIFAERESHAAYFLQEQDMTRYDAVNYISHGIAKRPGVSEARPVRGVDEETETKGNEDSKKKGEALETYCVNLNKKARDGKIDPVIGRNSEINRAIQVLCRRQKNNPLFVGEAGVGKTAIAEGLAKRIVDSEVPEVLAAATVFSLDMGTLLAGTRYRGDFEERLKQVLKELEAHPNAILFIDEIHTVIGAGATSGGAMDASNLLKPALASGTIRCMGSTTYKEYRQHFEKDRALVRRFQKIDINEPTVEDAIAILKGLKPYFEDYHRLKYTNEAIEAAVQLSSRYIHDRKLPDKAIDVIDESGAAQMLVAENKRKKTIGIKEIETTIASMARIPPKSVSKDDAEVLKHLEQTLKRVVFGQDKAIESLSASIKLARAGLREPEKPIGCYLFSGPTGVGKTEVAKQLASSLGVELLRFDMSEYMERHTVSRLIGAPPGYVGFDQGGLLTDGVDQHPHCVVLLDEIEKAHPDLYNVLLQIMDHGRLTDHNGKQVNFRNVILIMTTNAGAADLAKQAFGFTRSKREGDDHEAINRQFAPEFRNRLDAIVSFAHLNADVIGMVVEKFVLQLEAQLGDRDVTIELSEEAKAWLIKHGYDEQMGARPMARVIQEHIKKPLADEVLFGKLKGGGHVRVVLVKDEADAEKDKIGFEFVEGPVTPKQEKLPGARKRPPSGKSKPGGPGGPSKGPTSKGPLVKV
- a CDS encoding transporter substrate-binding domain-containing protein, yielding MLCANLAVRFRAGTGRLFLMRVRCAALDAALGLALALFVCISGSMAQEGTTKLRVATRIVPPLVIEKNGTLGGFSIELWNGIGERLHRETEYVITPDVGELLAAVESGRADLGIAAISITSDRENRFDFSQPILNSGLQILVRGTAANVEPNPLLEFVELFFSRTLLIWLGIALLLILIPAHLIFLVERHHHNGIIPTSRYFPGIFHAMFWAAGTLATQADQMPRHWIARIVAVLWMFTGVVFVAFYTAQLTASLTVQQIRGPINSPQDLVGKRVGTTRGSTATLYLNEVKAEVREFDKVDDLYKALLDQEVDAVVFDSPALLYYTTHDGRGLARTVGSVFHREDYGIVFPTGSPLRKHVNEALLALRESDAYQRIHEEWFGKR
- the clpS gene encoding ATP-dependent Clp protease adapter ClpS, with the translated sequence MSNDENRPNGPSGPSTSVITKVKPKTKRPNLYRVLILNDDYTPMEFVVLVLEKFFNKDIEAATKIMLHVHHHGIGECGVFTYEIAETKVTQVMDFARKHQHPLQCVMEKK
- a CDS encoding phasin family protein, which gives rise to MFKVEDFQNYGKEQFEQCVASATSVQHGIQAIASAYGDYTKKSFEDTKSFVEKLSGVKSLDKAMEAQTDFARSAYETFVAESQKIAGLYNDLAKQAFKPVETIVSKFNPAAQ
- a CDS encoding carbon-nitrogen hydrolase family protein gives rise to the protein MGIEHPKYRVAVVQAAPAWLDLDASVDKSIGLIEEAASKGAKLIAFPEVFIPGYPWHIWLDSPAWSIGRGFVQRYFDNSLAYDSPQAEKLRQAVRKAGLTAVIGLSERDGGSLYIAQWLIGPDGETIAKRRKLRPTHAERTVYGEGDGSDLAVHDRADIGRLGALCCWEHLQPLSKYAMYAQNEQVHVASWPSFSLYDPFAPALGAEVNNAASRVYAVEGSCFVLAPCATVSQAMIDELCDRPDKHALLHAGGGFAAIYGPDGSQIGDKLAPDQEGLLIAEIDLGAIGVAKNAADPAGHYSRPDVTRLLLNKKPSKRVEQFALPVDSVEPADIAAAAS